The nucleotide window TCGGTATGTGCCTGAGACAAAATTCATAGTGAAAAACTTTTTGCCAATcattaatatatcaaaaaaaaaaaaaaaaagtaaattattgtTGTCTGTGTGAATGTGAATTAATCCGTCTTCTACAAACTTGTCCCCAATGTGTCAAACAGATTCCTTGTGGATGATGTGCCAATTAGGAGGTATCCAAGGAAGAGCGATGCCACATTTCCCTTAAGGCCAATGTATCTATATGGTTCAATATGGGATGCGTCATCATGGGCTACTGACAATGGAAGATACAAAGCCGATTATCAATACCAACCCTTCGTTGGTAGATacaaaaacttcaaattaaCTGGTTGCACTGCCGATGGATCTCCCTCCTGCCACCCACCCTCCGCCTCGCCGTCCGAATCAGGTGACCTCAGCCAACAACAACTCTCTGCAATGGATTGGGTACAGAGAAACTACTTGGCATATGACTACTGCCATGACCCCAAAAGAGACCATACCCAAACACCCGAGTGTTAAGGTTAATTACAATATTGATGTGTTGATTTTgtgtgttatttatttattatataatcacaaTTACATTAAGTTTTGGAGGTTCTTGAGATGGATTCCTTTTGCAAAGAGAAGGTGCAAGAGTAGTTAAGCGTCCAAGACTCCATCATGCTGAAGGTATTGTCGTTTTTGTTATCGTATGGGTCGTCTGGTTTGCTGAatttgtaatgaataaaatttatttcccaTTTGGAGTACTGAAAGACTTTGTTAATCACTTGAATTTCAAAGAAATTTAGCTTGGGAAAAGAAAGTTGGTAGAAATatgatcaataaataattataatttaagtaGCTGTGGGCATAATAAGAGGATTTGGGAATCAATTATTAGATATAGGAGCCAAAAAAGTCCATGAAAATGATTATCATCAAACACAAAGAGAGGTATATGGTTCCCCACATATCTTACGTAAGAATCTAATCAATTCTACCTTTAGTAAGGCATTTAAAATAGAATGGTGTGGCATCTTGCTTGCCATCCGGATTCTTGAATTTGACGTTATAGTTGTCTTCTATAAGCATGAAAATCTAGCCAGATTTCAATTCTCACCAATCGGGACTCTTAATAAACCCTTAAGGGCCGTTTGAtttcagtttttgaagattactttggtaatctatcatttatttccttatttagtttatcagtaataaaatattataataatcttctattaccaatactgaagtgacatgtaatataggtagtaccttaggtatttaaatattatcaaagtaatcttgattttattattattatttattaaatttttgagacaaaaataaatttatttttaattaatatgataaataatataaaaaatatttaaaaacaattatattcaagggcatttaaataaaataatttactagtaatcttttattgcttttaaccaaacacaataattattcatacctatcaaattttatcaaatatagtaatcatttatattcaataatcttctaagtaatatatctttaaagtaatttttctgttttaataataaaatattacctaaactaAACGCCCCGTAAATATTTACAGAGAAATGGACGGAATAACAAGATTTCGAGGCTTGTTTTAACTCATTTTATAAAGTATGGAGGGtgtttagttttataattaaaaaataagaattataaATGTGTTGGAAAAAATCATATCAATTctgtaaatcaaaatatattaaattgcaTATGCGGAATATATCGAATCATTCATTGGATTGATCGGCATCATCCAAAGCAATCcaaagttatttattttcacAACACAATTTGTCTTTTACGTACTTTGATCCTAGGAGTGGAGACACCTTTTCTGTGTATTTTTGCTAATAATTTCATGCTCTTTTCCACTCCTTTAATCATGTGacaattattaaacttttatatgtGTCCAACTACCAATAACCTACTTCAATTACACCAAGATAGTTAATGTAAACGGGTAGGATTGACCCATCATGGGAGGATTCTAACCCCAATATAATGTTTGttgtttatttgaatttaaggaTAATACAAAGAAATTTAAACATCATAGGTACTTTAATTCTTGTAAAAGGGAAACATTCGTTTCATTTGCCATATCTCAACAGCAAAACTAGATGTGTAGACTcccattcaaaatttaatttcaacatTGAGGATTAATTTAGACCTTactaaataacaaaataaatccTATAGAGAATGCACATAACACTTAATAGCATTCAGTTCTTCTGTGGGATGGCTAATAATATTTGGCTTGGGCCTCTTCGATATTTCTGAAGTCTCTTTCACTTATACTTCTTTTCTCAGCATGTCcctgttttcttttcttgtatGTTTCTTGGACTCGTTTAAAACAAGGTCTATTAGGTCTTATTAGGCCAGTAATATGATGATCAATCAGTAGAAGTATTATGAAGGATAACTTCATAACTTCTCGTGGCTGTTTATGATGGACACTTCAGAACTTTACAATTTCGTTATAATCCACAAATTTTTACAACTAATTATCTCCACCAGTAAAACATAAATGATCCAGGTCAACAAATTAAACATAGATCATCGCCTAAGAGCCGACCTTAGCTCAGTTGGTAGAGCGGAGGACTGTAGTGGGTTTCTAGCAGCATATCCTTAGGTCGCTGGTTCGAATCCGGCAGGTCGGATTTTGCAAATACTTCGTTTTGATTTAtacttttcatcttttttttttttcattaatttttcaattcatcattttacgTTGTTCAAAacgttttaaaatatataaagtcttttatgtttagatttaagataaaactatgtacacaaacaatgatatatcattatgtgattaattattattattttatctttaatttttaattatctaatcacataatgatacattatttttttatatacaaaaattatgcataaagcACTACCTATAgcatttattattatcatgcttgacatatatatatatatatatatatatatatatatatatatatatatatatatatatatatatatatatatatatatatgggaagTATTTTAtaggtttataaataaattaaaaaatatattgaattttagTGGTTggttgaaataaaataaatgtatttttgaaTATCAAAATAAGACTTGAACAGTCTTTATATATGGTTTAAATCTTACACGCAGGGAAATATTATAAAGTTCTTTTCGAGAAAAATGTTTTCAAGTATTTTATGTAAGAGTATTTTTACTTGTTATAATTTGAAACAcgttttaaaatcaaacaatactTTCTTGATTCATCTgcataaattaattgataaatgttGGGGACATTGGATTTTTTCACTCTCTCATAAAGAGACGAAAGAGAactctacatttttttttcttatatatttttgagtgtgaaaaatgagaaatataaGTATTTATAGTTACATAAGAAGAATTAACAATAACCTCACATAGGGTTACATATCACCGAACGAGAATTAAATGATGGTATAAAAGAGGGTGtaaattgaaagattaagattataagatatattgtcagataaaagaaaatgatgaccAATTGAGGATCCGATGATATAGATGGTTTGagtagaaaataaataaataaaagagtttttgtctaaatttttataattaatttgaggtaatgtaattattttgaaaataaaaaatcagaaattttataataatttatttttaaacacatacacatatattaATAAGGCATGAGACCTGTAAAATAGAAGGATCCACGTTAAGTGTACAAGTCCATGAATGTACGAAGCCTACCAACCAACCAACCCAACAGTCACCGGCCCACTTCCTCTAACAGAAAAAACACCCGTTGGTACTAAATGCttacataatttttcttaaaatttccCGAAATTCGAACAGAGCGTAGTATTTGTGAGTTAGTGCGCCCAGCGTGGCTCGTTTTGTTCAGATGGGCTGTCCGTGACCACTGACAATCCGTCCCACGCTATTTAAAGCTCTGACACGTCTTAGCTGCCACCATGTCTTGCCCTTTAAAACCCCTTCTTTTCTGTTCGTGTTTTGCACAAGAAAAGTTCCAtccttacaaaaaaaaaaagaaaaaaaatgcctaATCCTTTTTCTCATTTGATTGAACCATATAAAGACAATTCACCCCTTACATTTTACCTTATCATTCTCAAGTAACTGTGTTTGGTATTGGCTGCTCTCTACCTTGTCATAAGACTAATATTTACCACCATAAAAACATGGTAAAAACTTCCCAAAAGCTGTGCAACAATGCAGGCCCCGATGCATTTAAAGACGCACCATAGGGGTACATATGGAATTATTGTGTCTCAtcaaaattctctcttttttcattctgataaaagatattttcataaagaaaatttataactCAACGTAAGCTAGCAAAAAAGTAACCTTTTCAGAGCCAGCTATTTGTATTATTGTATTAgtaattaacttataaattcattttttattttaaaaaaataatcgaaaaaattattttccacaTTTACAAGGCAGCTGTGCAATGTTTTCTCGTATTGACCGCACTAGCATCCACGCCACGTCATGCCAACCTATCTCCCAAAAAATCTAACCTCCGATCACACTGGTCCCCACCACGCCGTATTAAAATTCTCGTCCCTCTGCTCTAACATACATAACCAGCTGTCCTCCATTATTTTCCATCCACGTGGGGAGAAGCGTACCTTAGCTGGCAACTCCATTCTTCAATAATCTTATCCTACGTGTACGACTCCTATTGGGTAGAAACCCTTGACCTTCTGTACGATCTATCTAGCTTCTGAGACAAAGCATAAAGAACCTGCCACGTAGCATCTCCTTCCTGGACCTGGTCATTGAAAAGTAGGGCCCGCCTGACATTCGGGTCCCACaagttattttgaatattaCTTAAATTGGTCGCAGCTACGCGTTCAAGAATCGTTCCCAAGCGTGCCACGTCCTTTTCAGCCACAGTTAACGAGATCTCCGCCCAGTTAACGGCATCGGAGAAGGGCAACTGGATGCCATCCGCTATTATTACCGGCACACATCCTAATACAACCGATTCAACCAGCCTCGGACTCCACGGAGCCCATCCCAGTGGGCACAAACAGAACACTGACCGTACAATTTCTGACTGGTAACCGATAAATCTATGCCTTTCTAAAGAAAACCTCCggtcattattatattttctccatATGACCGTCCTTACCTTCCTGAAATGTAAAAAGCAAAAGTTAATTACATGATTGCAAAAGCTTAAACAAGACAAAGACCATGATTACAAGTTTGATTagaacaaataaaatttgatgaaagatAATTACTTGCTGTAAAAACGCCCACTGATGTTCTTGGGATGAACTTCCATTTTACCCCTGAAGAAGACCCAAATATCACGTCGCCCGGTCATTGGCGCTTTCTCAAGAGTTTTCTGTACACTTCCCGGCGAAACATATGGTGGGATTACAACATTTTCAACCTCTTGACATGGGTGTTTATACTTAACACCAAACGTCTGCAATATTATAGATTTCTTCAAATACTCTGGTATTCCATCAGCAATTGCTTTATCTTCCTTCAGAACACAAATAcagaaatataaattataaaaaaaactatataaatgttttcaataattttcattGGCGTCTTGGTCTTACCATGGTATGGAAACAGGCGCCATAATCGTGGGAAGCGACGAAGACGTGATCGAAGCCTTGAGTCCGGTTCCAAAATGGGTAGTGAGATGAGATGAAATGGATAGCGGAGGATATGAGAGAGCGAGCGTGACCAATGGCAGGGAACCCATTAACGGTGCTAAAATTGCAGGATACATAAACGGGCACAAAGAAGAAGTCCGCTTCATATGGGTCAAATGTTCGTACATCGCTGTTTAAGAGTGCTTTATGGATTGCTACCTCCGAAGCAAACAAGTGGTTGCTGCACCGTTCATTTGATAGCCAATCTGTATTGTATTTTGATGGCAACTCGTAAATATATATCTTCAAATCGTTCAATGCCCCTGTTAAAAAAAAGTCTACATGATTAATTACGAGAACAAATTGATCGGAATGGCAAAAGATATTAACTTTAATACCTTTATTACTGTTCTTTGGTTGCTGTCGAAACGATGTATTGATCGATTCAACGAGAGCACGAGAAGGAAGGTTGGATTTTGAGTTAGCAAAATGAGTTTTAGATAAAGGTATAGGCTTGTGGCTGATGAAGTAAGACGTGAAGAAGTAAAGAGTTAAAGAAAACCAAAGAAcccatttgtaatatttgaagCATACGTTTTTCTCCTGTTGCCTCCCATGTTTATGCAGTAACCTCATTTTGACATAGAAGCCTCGCCTCTTGATGGGTCTTTTGAGCTCCtccatttcatttaaaactcgTAAAGATAAAAGACTTTTCTTTCGGAAGGTGATAGGTTAAGGTCACAGGTGAGATGGGCCTTTCAGTTTCTGGTTTGTGGAGAAGTGAAGACGACGATAGAGCGATGGAAGATGTGGGTTTGTTGGTCCTTCAATTCTTAATCTTTCACAcaaatttgaacaaataaaaaaaaaaaagatctaaaattttgcatgtaagaatgaaaaataataaaataaaaatgaaaagtttgagcggattttacagtgaaaacAGAGGATAGCAGGGAAGTCACATGGCTACAAAGAAAATCAAAGCCAGCCGGGTGAAAGAAAAGTTTTTGCTGGCAATGGTAACATCAATCGAATTGTTAATGTCTAAAtgacttaaatacccttgacaGTCTGGAGCTGAATTAAACGATAAGGTTATCTTAAACATCGATATAATCAACTCGACATCATCATTAACAACCGTCTGTTGGGACTCAGCGTCAGTTGCAAGCATTGCCAAATGGAGGTACTAAAAGACTGCAGCCGTAGATTTAGGGAGGATGAACGGTTCAGATTGATTCAGAAGCTTAGAACACAATTTATGGTCGCAGGCAAAGTTGGTTGATATTAATTGTGTCATAAATATTGTACAGGTTGGAAATATATTCGGGGcactaaatttagaaaaaagttCATTTATGACGACTACTTTGGGAATATGTTAAATGGAAAAAGAATGGTTAAAAGTGAGATTAACTTTAATTAGAATAACTTAAAATGGTGTAGATGtagtttattatttaattatcttcaGGATTGTAcagttaattcaaattatagattATGTCCGATCTCGattcaatttatttagattCCTTTTGCCCttgttaataatttaatttattaaaagtggCATTGcttattacttttttcttgGAATATCAATTTGGTGGGGGGGAAAAACCTAGGAGAAATCTTGATTTGTTAATGTCAGTCACGCACCCTACAGTGACAGAGGGATTCAATAATTTTGACAGGAGGAATCGGTCCACTTGGTATTGATACCACATGTAAAGAACAAATTGTTGACTCTCGAGAATATAAAAGCCTTCCATTTTGAATGTTGGTTGCAGAACCATTCCTCACCTCCACCAACCCCACccctaataaaaatattaattgctGCTTAAAGAGCCTTGTTGTATGGTTCATCTAAACAATGGATGAGCGCGGTGTCGGAATGAGTCTGGTGTCAGACACATGAGATTATAAGGAAGGAGAGTCACCATCAATAAAGCATAAAAAGAAGTCagaaaattatctttaaaaatttgaaactttcaaaaaaaaattataattttttaaaatttaattataaaaaaaattattaatttataaaatttaaaaaaataaaattttatttttttaatattattagttaaatgataattatatttttaaaattaatacatgaatattcaaatttttataattttataaataaaaacttaggtgggaataagtcttttaaccttttaattaatttacttttttatcgCAATTGAAACTACttgattttacatatttattttacctattcttcttaatttctatatcaaaaaaattgttCATGTCGTTGATAAGgtcataataattaaattaatcatgtCAACTTATTTtacaatcttttttattttcagaataaatatatgtactttaaattataaaatcccTTAAATGTTTGTTTAATGAACATTTTATCTATACCTTTTttgcatattaattttattattagttctaataattataaaataatattatatatgtatattttaaatatataatttatataaaataaattattattatttttaatttaaaattatttaattatataataatattttatttatatataaaaaatattaatataattttattgaccaCTACATATATAAATGTCCTGATTCAACAAAACCTTATCTAATTATCAAATCTTAAGATTCCCATCATCATCCACTCTAGAAATGACTGATGTGAAGCACACTCATTGCCTGTTATATGCAGCTTTCCGTACAATTGTTAATGTTGGCAATTCTTACGTCCTGGCCCGGCCCGAAAAAGAAAACCTCAATCTAAATGGTGATTTGAGGCCACTACTTTCcacaagaaacaaacaaaatcgCAATTCCCAAATGACCATGCACAGTTTTCCTGGATAATAATGAACAAATGAATCGGATCTTTGCATGTTAAGTGCATAAAATTGATAGATCAATGTAATGGAATTCACAGGATGTGCTTTTGCTTTCAATTTCGATATGTGGGCATTAAGCTTGAACCCAAAACGGAGAAATATTTGCTTCAAATTGACACATTTTGAAATCAACTTTCCAGGCAGGTCCCACTATCTATCTTATCACCTTGaccaaactcttttttttttttttggtcaaaagaGTGGCTCCCACCCAAAGTTGGTGtaattgcaaaattttaaaaaactaaaaccctatttagaaataaaactttgttaaaaaactcaattaatgttaaaaagaaaatccttatttaacaaaataaattaaaaaattaaagttttttt belongs to Mangifera indica cultivar Alphonso chromosome 2, CATAS_Mindica_2.1, whole genome shotgun sequence and includes:
- the LOC123208335 gene encoding probable glucuronoxylan glucuronosyltransferase IRX7, with amino-acid sequence MEELKRPIKRRGFYVKMRLLHKHGRQQEKNVCFKYYKWVLWFSLTLYFFTSYFISHKPIPLSKTHFANSKSNLPSRALVESINTSFRQQPKNSNKGALNDLKIYIYELPSKYNTDWLSNERCSNHLFASEVAIHKALLNSDVRTFDPYEADFFFVPVYVSCNFSTVNGFPAIGHARSLISSAIHFISSHYPFWNRTQGFDHVFVASHDYGACFHTMEDKAIADGIPEYLKKSIILQTFGVKYKHPCQEVENVVIPPYVSPGSVQKTLEKAPMTGRRDIWVFFRGKMEVHPKNISGRFYSKKVRTVIWRKYNNDRRFSLERHRFIGYQSEIVRSVFCLCPLGWAPWSPRLVESVVLGCVPVIIADGIQLPFSDAVNWAEISLTVAEKDVARLGTILERVAATNLSNIQNNLWDPNVRRALLFNDQVQEGDATWQVLYALSQKLDRSYRRSRVSTQ